In the genome of Myroides phaeus, one region contains:
- a CDS encoding type IX secretion system membrane protein PorP/SprF, giving the protein MSIHNKIKKIGISLLAVGCFSQMYAQQDPQFTQYMYNTNNINPAYAGSRGVLSVFGMYRTQWVGLEGAPKTANVSVATPLGESGLGLGVNFTNDRLGAMDENNISVDLSYAIDLNRDYKLAFGIKGTANLLDVDYTKLNIHNPLDPVSQTNINNKFTPNLGAGLYLYSDRAYLGLSVPNFLTSDRYDDNDVETMRQKANFYLMGGYVFELNPSLKFKPAFLMKAVEGAPLQVDLTANFLIVDKFTVGAAYRWDASVSALAGFQVNDNLFVGYAYDADTTSLRNYNSGSHEIFLRFDIFSRTGRINTPRFF; this is encoded by the coding sequence ATGAGTATTCATAATAAAATAAAGAAGATTGGAATTAGCCTACTTGCAGTAGGCTGTTTCAGTCAAATGTATGCGCAACAAGATCCTCAGTTTACGCAGTATATGTACAATACGAACAATATTAACCCTGCTTATGCTGGGTCGAGAGGTGTTCTTAGTGTATTTGGAATGTATAGAACGCAATGGGTAGGATTAGAAGGTGCACCTAAAACAGCTAATGTTTCTGTTGCAACTCCATTAGGAGAAAGCGGATTGGGATTAGGTGTTAATTTCACTAATGACCGATTGGGTGCAATGGATGAAAACAATATTTCTGTTGATTTATCGTATGCAATCGATTTGAACAGAGATTATAAGTTGGCCTTTGGTATTAAAGGAACAGCTAATTTATTGGATGTAGATTATACGAAATTGAACATTCACAATCCTTTGGATCCTGTTTCTCAAACTAATATCAACAATAAGTTTACGCCAAATTTAGGGGCTGGTCTTTATTTGTATTCAGACAGAGCTTATCTTGGATTGTCAGTTCCGAACTTTTTAACTTCGGATAGATATGACGATAACGATGTAGAAACAATGCGTCAAAAAGCAAACTTTTACTTAATGGGAGGTTATGTTTTTGAATTAAACCCGAGTTTGAAGTTCAAACCAGCTTTCTTAATGAAAGCGGTAGAGGGAGCTCCTTTACAAGTTGACTTAACGGCGAACTTCTTAATCGTTGATAAGTTTACAGTAGGTGCTGCTTATCGTTGGGATGCTTCAGTAAGTGCTTTGGCAGGTTTCCAAGTAAATGATAATCTGTTTGTAGGTTATGCTTATGATGCAGATACAACATCGTTGAGAAATTACAACTCAGGTTCACATGAGATCTTCTTACGCTTCGATATTTTTAGTCGCACAGGAAGAATTAATACTCCTCGTTTCTTCTAA
- a CDS encoding gliding motility-associated C-terminal domain-containing protein, producing MKSKNIFKSLTLVGMIAPGAVVAQVDKAKKEQVLLNEGIISIAEGGVLSTVYDFDNTADGKVKNDGTAYYYSNFNNDNLYYHSDGAKESKAIFTRYEDEKGKQVISGKKPTAFFDVVLDNAENYVAFDLKNEMNVNGSVDFKDGIIKVDSLKGALTFHQGSKAINPKDRSHAEGYVEKIGSEEFQYPKGDKGIYRYARISAPANVTESYEGKYSLDDKNFFRARSGKSGVINLLDERELWTVDRINGESGIMLTLSWDERTTPAELLKDPEKELHIVRWDARQQVWVDEGGVVDMDKKEITTAASVKGYGFFTLATVKKELLLDGDIVIYNLVTPNGDDKNDYFLIDNINKFPNNTVEVYNRWGVKVYETKAYDSNGNVFRGYSEGRVTVNKNEKLPSGTYFYIVSYEHKDANGSKMIKKSGYLHLDNN from the coding sequence ATGAAGTCAAAAAATATATTCAAATCTCTTACTCTTGTGGGGATGATTGCACCAGGTGCAGTTGTTGCACAAGTTGATAAGGCAAAAAAAGAACAAGTGTTGCTAAATGAAGGCATTATCTCTATTGCTGAAGGTGGAGTTTTGTCTACTGTTTATGACTTTGATAATACTGCTGATGGTAAAGTAAAAAACGATGGTACTGCTTATTACTATAGCAACTTTAACAATGATAATTTATATTATCACAGTGATGGAGCGAAAGAGTCTAAAGCGATCTTTACTCGTTACGAAGATGAAAAGGGAAAACAAGTTATTTCTGGAAAAAAACCAACAGCGTTTTTCGATGTTGTTTTAGATAATGCAGAAAACTACGTTGCCTTTGATCTTAAAAACGAAATGAACGTAAATGGCTCTGTGGATTTTAAAGATGGGATCATTAAAGTGGACTCTCTAAAAGGGGCGCTTACTTTTCATCAAGGTTCTAAAGCAATTAACCCTAAAGATAGAAGTCACGCTGAAGGGTATGTTGAAAAAATAGGTAGTGAAGAGTTTCAATATCCTAAGGGAGATAAAGGGATTTATCGTTATGCACGTATTAGTGCACCAGCGAATGTAACTGAATCTTATGAAGGAAAATATTCTCTTGACGACAAGAATTTCTTTAGAGCTCGTTCAGGAAAATCAGGAGTGATAAATTTGTTAGATGAGCGCGAGTTATGGACTGTAGATCGTATTAATGGTGAGAGTGGTATTATGCTAACGTTGAGTTGGGATGAACGTACGACACCAGCTGAGTTGTTAAAAGATCCGGAAAAGGAATTACACATTGTTCGTTGGGATGCAAGACAGCAAGTTTGGGTTGATGAAGGAGGAGTAGTTGATATGGATAAAAAAGAAATTACTACTGCTGCATCTGTAAAAGGATATGGATTCTTTACCCTTGCTACTGTAAAAAAAGAATTGCTATTGGATGGTGATATAGTTATTTATAACTTAGTAACGCCTAACGGAGATGATAAGAACGATTATTTCTTAATTGACAATATCAATAAGTTTCCAAATAATACAGTGGAAGTGTACAACCGTTGGGGGGTGAAGGTTTATGAAACTAAGGCGTATGATAGTAACGGAAACGTTTTCCGTGGATATTCAGAAGGTCGTGTTACTGTAAACAAAAACGAAAAGTTACCATCAGGTACATATTTTTACATTGTTAGCTACGAGCATAAAGATGCTAATGGCTCTAAAATGATTAAAAAATCTGGATATTTGCATTTAGATAACAACTAA